Proteins encoded in a region of the Anopheles ziemanni chromosome 2, idAnoZiCoDA_A2_x.2, whole genome shotgun sequence genome:
- the LOC131282331 gene encoding uncharacterized protein LOC131282331: MDVSDSFSSDELIPESFLESEWIDEDEVFAILKQWETRGGGSSNNKPPASTNSWASNNSSGGNTLINQSFGSDASVSLKQGPRFLDTGTFTRPKKRLESSLLNSSSISTDSNGLSSSSQHELAGNGSSPLLNVQIGGPVTPTALATSATGNRLLMQRSWLNDVSPPCSIMNSMEYSTNDRIMNSSSLITSGDFSSVGCLLNGSDDGSAASGLNVTTVANASYNGYNLYSVIEDRQRLENLCLDDESTLTKDCNISRTDLNAIESVSGVSTMQNSYESGLGKAGDRSASGVMAGSSKSSFEDDLAPQIAGDGNTTVTTNSAPANETFHMPAEPPAGLDEETRLGRTLINGGGTYDARRPRNFNTYRKPRSSLNQTFEGLPNVDLDACPVLPVNEHTFDGQLASATSGDKHTVMNSTFGIVGDEQVGGAASNGTFVRANRTITKDDVRLINFTQDGGDIDIDSAASSVTPPPAIPYGRTFKRRPRNGTFEEETAADIQEDSPLRPPTIGENGDDGTELERTRGQDTPNGMSVLNGDSSQLVQSTPFHGPYAQMKGIPAIPDISPISIVPGRKSITGGRNAIRRSRNLEHDLRNATFDAATDEPLAATDMLVDLETDDYDVQIRRLPSLPAATTATGVSTGGGGPDMANFLETEKRISQQHFELFERSIMESEHSGIDFDEMLESLTADVRRTGENDKLRQSLDNIKKRHSRINLEKQQQDEMKRKLHQQAPLDGSGATLEPSDNKLADSITKSMSSSNGSDRLLNRRSRYNEDVHLNLSPHQQQQQQINTTVTNGTEETPGGEADPASTASEVEAYDRKNRDRFKTIRLGRKRDDSLGPALPDVDQELGQAAEPLGGVETNGQFVSAGNNSNSSAFSKMDHNTQKCAGVPGMNSRLLAGGNQNLTMKTDLRKDEDDVFKKPQAIPPPQSGLVRPSQLGESRLRSTLTKPRVYGAGGATNPHGIGIQRKELTLPLGHKSSSTDCLEQREDDYFQQHHQEPSLQQQQQQQAPASRLATMSKLGGGSGGLIGTGRYSQFGLQNQRNQQYQQQQQSNPPQALKSPMGTKSKSYHSLTFGQSSGYGGSSSNLSKLHGSSALQLKLKHNSSNTELSGGVQMRTAAGGIAKTSRLGLVRPSSGYFSYSTHRKHPDSDNESINSLSSSSASSRGSLYRVDSQSIANNVQQPHLPIASATRTNSIEDVSGGAGAGGGGVSNGMLTKLNGTGAAGLTTYLHGATGEGSQATSGGPVSLQPSSGLKQPTAGTGAAKPSGLRPPSAIRPPSVRSGLPRPTSYIRR, from the exons ATGGATGTATCGGATAGTTTCAGTAGCGATGAGTTAATACCAGAGAG ttTCCTCGAGTCGGAATGGATTGATGAAGATGAAGTGTTTGCAATTTTGAAACAATGGGAAACacgcggcggcggcagcagcaacaacaaaccgCCGGCCTCCACCAACAGCTGggccagcaacaacagcagcggtGGCAACACCCTCATCAACCAGAGCTTCGGCAGTGATGCCAGCGTGAGCCTGAAACAAG GTCCCAGATTCCTCGACACGGGAACATTCACGAGACCGAAGAaaagactagagtcaagcctGCTCAACAGTAGCAGCATATCGACGGACAGTAATGGCCTCTCTTCGTCGTCTCAGCATGAG CTGGCAGGCAACGGATCATCGCCCCTGTTGAACGTCCAAATCGGAGGCCCGGTGACGCCGACCGCCCTGGCCACATCGGCCACCGGCAACCGGCTGCTCATGCAGCGTAGCTGGCTGAACGATGTATCGCCCCCGTGCTCGATCATGAACTCGATGGAGTACTCGACGAACGATCGGATCATGAACAGCAGCAGCCTGATCACGAGCGGTGACTTCAGCAGCGTCGGTTGTCTGCTAAACGGTAGCGACGATGGGTCGGCTGCAAGCGGATTGAACGTCACTACCGTGGCGAACGCCAGCTACAACGGCTACAACCTGTACAGCGTGATCGAAGACCGGCAGCGGTTGGAGAACCTCTGTCTGGACGACGAAAGTACGCTCACGAAAGACTGCAACATTTCCCGCACGGACCTGAACGCGATCGAGAGCGTGTCGGGTGTTAGTACGATGCAGAACTCATACGAGAGTGGTTTGGGAAAGGCTGGTGATCGAAGCGCCTCGGGCGTGATGGCCGGTTCGAGTAAGTCTTCCTTCGAGGACGATCTGGCACCGCAGATCGCCGGCGACGGGAACACGACGGTTACGACCAACTCCGCACCGGCAAATGAAACGTTTCACATGCCGGCCGAACCACCGGCCGGTTTGGACGAAGAGACTCGCCTAGGCCGCACGCTTATCAATGGCGGTGGAACGTATGATGCGCGGCGACCGAGAAATTTCAACACCTACCGAAAACCACGGTCTTCGTTGAACCAAACATTTGAGGGTTTACCGAACGTCGATCTGGATGCTTGCCCGGTGCTACCGGTTAACGAGCATACATTTGACGGTCAGTTGGCATCGGCGACCAGCGGTGATAAGCACACTGTCATGAACAGTACCTTTGGAATCGTTGGAGACGAGCAGGTGGGTGGGGCGGCGTCCAACGGTACGTTTGTGCGAGCTAATCGAACGATCACGAAAGATGACGTACGGTTGATCAATTTCACCCAAGATGGTGGAGATATTGATATTGATTCAGCGGCATCTTCTGTCACACCACCTCCAGCCATCCCATACGGTCGTACCTTTAAGCGTCGGCCTCGGAATGGAACGTTCGAGGAGGAAACTGCCGCCGACATCCAGGAAGATAGTCCACTGCGGCCGCCAACGATCGGAGAAAATGGTGATGACGGTACGGAACTGGAACGGACGCGTGGCCAGGATACACCAAACGGGATGTCCGTGCTGAACGGAGACAGCTCCCAATTAGTTCAATCCACTCCGTTCCATGGACCCTACGCGCAGATGAAAGGAATTCCAGCAATTCCCGACATCTCTCCGATCAGCATAGTACCTGGTAGGAAGAGTATTACCGGTGGTCGAAATGCCATTCGTCGCAGCCGCAACCTGGAACACGACTTGCGTAACGCGACATTCGATGCGGCCACCGATGAGCCGCTTGCCGCTACCGACATGCTGGTCGATCTGGAAACGGACGATTACGATGTTCAAATCCGTCGGCTTCCATCCCTGCCGGCAGCGACGACGGCAACTGGGGTTTcaactggtggtggtggacccGATATGGCAAACTTCCTGGAGACAGAAAAGCGTATCTCGCAGCAGCACTTTGAGCTGTTCGAGAGATCGATAATGGAAAGTGAACACAGTGGGATCGATTTCGATGAGATGCTTGAATCGCTGACGGCGGATGTGCGGCGCACGGGCGAAAACGACAAGCTTCGCCAGTCGCTCGATAACATCAAAAAGCGTCACTCAAGGATTAATCTGGAAAAGCAACAGCAGGATGAGATGAAGCGTAAGCTGCATCAGCAAGCACCCCTCGATGGTAGTGGCGCTACGTTGGAACCATCGGACAATAAGCTGGCCGACTCGATAACGAAGAGCATGTCTTCGTCGAATGGAAGCGATAGACTGTTAAACCGCAGAAGTAGGTATAATGAGGACGTTCACCTAAACTTATCAccacaccagcaacagcagcaacagatcAACACGACGGTAACAAATGGTACAGAAGAGACACCCGGGGGAGAGGCCGATCCCGCTTCTACTGCAAGTGAGGTAGAAGCGTACGATCGCAAAAACCGGGATCGTTTCAAGACGATACGCCTGGGGCGAAAGCGAGACGATTCACTGGGTCCGGCCCTTCCCGATGTGGATCAGGAGCTCGGGCAGGCGGCGGAACCGCTCGGTGGTGTCGAAACCAATGGGCAGTTTGTCTCGGCCGGTAATAATAGCAACAGTAGTGCCTTCAGCAAGATGGATCATAATACACAAAAATGCGCCGGCGTACCGGGAATGAACAGTAGGCTTCTCGCCGGTGGCAATCAGAACCTAACGATGAAGACTGACCTCCGCAAGGATGAGGATGATGTGTTTAAGAAACCGCAAGCAATACCCCCACCACAGTCGGGCCTGGTTCGACCCAGTCAGCTCGGTGAAAGCAGACTCCGTAGTACCCTCACGAAGCCACGTGTCTATGGTGCCGGTGGAGCGACGAATCCGCACGGCATCGGTATCCAGCGAAAGGAACTTACGCTACCGCTGGGCCACAAATCAAGCTCCACGGATTGCCTGGAGCAGCGTGAGGACGATTACTTCCAGCAGCATCACCAGGAACCATCGcttcaacagcaacaacaacaacaagcaccGGCATCCCGCCTTGCGACAATGTCCAAATTGGGCGGTGGAAGCGGTGGACTCATCGGGACGGGCCGATACTCGCAGTTTGGCCTGCAAAACCAACGGAACCAGCAgtatcagcagcaacagcagtccAATCCACCCCAAGCCCTGAAGTCACCGATGGGAACAAAGTCCAAGTCCTATCATAGTCTTACCTTTGGACAAAGCAGTGGATATGGCGGATCCAGCAGCAACCTCTCGAAACTACACGGTTCATCTGCGCTGCAACTGAAGCTCAAGCACAATTCCAGCAACACGGAG CTTTCCGGTGGCGTACAAATGCGCACAGCAGCCGGCGGCATCGCCAAAACGTCCCGGCTCGGGCTGGTTCGACCATCATCAGGATATTTCAGCTATAGCACCCATCGTAAGCACCCGGATTCCGACAACGAGTCCATCAAT AGCCTCTCATCCTCATCCGCTAGCTCTAGAGGCAGTCTGTACCGTGTAGATAGTCAAAGCATAGCGAACAATGTACAACAACCTCATCTGCCTATTGCCAGTGCCACCCGAACCAATAGTATCGAAGACGTCAGCGGTGGTGCGGGcgctggtggcggtggcgtcaGTAACGGTATGCTAACGAAACTTAATGGGACCGGTGCAGCCGGACTTACCACTTACCTTCACGGGGCGACAGGTGAGGGCTCGCAAGCCACGAGTGGAGGACCAGTGTCACTACAGCCCAGCTCTGGACTGAAGCAACCGACGGCTGGAACCGGTGCAGCAAAACCATCCGGCCTTAGGCCACCGTCGGCTATACGACCACCGTCGGTGCGCAGCGGCCTACCTCGTCCAACCAGCTACATCC